A part of Streptomyces sp. NBC_01497 genomic DNA contains:
- a CDS encoding complex I subunit 4 family protein: MLDISESVMKILLAVIVVGPLIGAGAALLPAPPGLRGPGPERAVLRHGVIVTGVVLAAAIALALGFDRHHASTMQATTDISWIAAMNIRIHLGIDGISLPLLVLTALLTFLCALHSYFRPPKGPGAKGFVALLLLLESGTLATFAVLDLILFFLAFEMVLIPMYFLIARWGGDEGVTGGRQAAASKFVLYTVLGSVIMLLGLLLIGLRAGTFDMVALATDNGRGLSTSTQVIAVLAIGVGLAVKTPMWPLHSWLPDAHTAAPTVGSVLLAGVLLKMGTYGFVRIVLPIAPYGMRVFAPYLAALGVAGIIYGSLACLALVRRGAGGDLKRLIAYSSVGHMGFVLLGIASMTPTGVNGALFANIAHGLITGLLFFLVGGVKDRYGTADLDTLAGATGAALYGRAPRLGGLLAFAAVASLGLPGLAGFWGEMLTMFGAFRPAAGLSRPAFLTFMSVAAFGTLLTAAYLLTVVRRVCMGVRHGDGATGTPGFATGEPGGPLPRLPDVRAHELAAWSPLVALTVLAGLWPAVLLGLSDPAVHRLLAGGAS; encoded by the coding sequence GTGCTCGATATCAGCGAATCCGTGATGAAGATCCTTCTCGCCGTGATCGTCGTGGGCCCGCTCATCGGCGCGGGCGCCGCGCTCCTGCCCGCACCACCCGGACTGCGGGGGCCGGGCCCCGAGCGGGCCGTGCTGCGCCACGGCGTGATCGTCACCGGCGTGGTCCTCGCCGCCGCGATCGCACTGGCCCTCGGTTTCGACCGGCACCACGCGTCGACCATGCAGGCCACGACGGACATCAGCTGGATCGCGGCCATGAACATCCGCATCCACCTGGGCATAGACGGCATTTCCCTCCCCCTTCTGGTGCTGACCGCCCTGCTGACCTTCCTCTGCGCTCTCCACAGCTACTTCAGGCCCCCGAAGGGACCCGGCGCGAAGGGCTTCGTGGCCCTCCTGCTCCTCCTCGAATCCGGCACCCTGGCGACCTTCGCCGTCCTGGACCTGATCCTCTTCTTCCTCGCCTTCGAGATGGTCCTCATCCCGATGTACTTCCTGATCGCGCGCTGGGGCGGCGACGAGGGCGTGACCGGCGGGCGGCAGGCTGCCGCCTCGAAGTTCGTCCTCTACACCGTGCTCGGCTCGGTGATCATGCTGCTCGGCCTGCTGCTGATCGGACTTCGCGCAGGTACGTTCGACATGGTGGCACTCGCCACTGACAACGGCCGGGGGCTGAGCACATCCACGCAGGTCATCGCGGTTTTGGCGATCGGCGTCGGGCTCGCGGTGAAGACCCCGATGTGGCCGCTGCACAGCTGGCTGCCCGATGCCCACACGGCCGCTCCGACCGTCGGCTCGGTCCTCCTCGCCGGCGTCCTGCTCAAAATGGGCACCTACGGATTCGTCCGGATCGTCCTGCCGATCGCCCCGTACGGCATGCGCGTCTTCGCTCCCTACCTCGCGGCTCTCGGCGTCGCCGGGATCATCTACGGATCGCTCGCGTGCCTCGCCCTCGTCCGGCGCGGCGCCGGCGGGGACCTCAAACGCCTCATCGCGTACTCCTCCGTCGGCCACATGGGCTTCGTGCTCCTCGGCATCGCCTCGATGACACCCACCGGGGTCAACGGCGCACTGTTCGCGAACATCGCCCACGGGCTCATCACCGGCCTGCTGTTCTTCCTGGTCGGCGGAGTCAAGGACCGCTACGGCACCGCGGACCTCGACACCCTCGCCGGGGCCACCGGCGCCGCGCTCTACGGTCGCGCCCCGCGTCTCGGGGGCCTCCTCGCGTTCGCCGCCGTGGCCTCCCTGGGGCTGCCGGGCCTCGCCGGGTTCTGGGGCGAGATGCTCACCATGTTCGGCGCGTTCCGCCCCGCCGCCGGGCTCAGCCGCCCGGCCTTCCTGACCTTCATGTCCGTCGCCGCGTTCGGGACCCTGCTGACCGCCGCGTACCTGCTGACCGTCGTGCGGCGCGTCTGCATGGGCGTACGTCACGGCGACGGTGCGACCGGGACGCCGGGCTTCGCGACCGGGGAGCCCGGCGGTCCGCTGCCGCGCCTGCCCGACGTGCGGGCCCACGAGCTGGCCGCCTGGAGTCCGCTCGTCGCGCTCACCGTCCTGGCCGGGCTGTGGCCCGCCGTACTGCTGGGCCTGAGCGACCCCGCCGTGCACCGGCTGCTCGCGGGAGGCGCCTCATGA
- a CDS encoding NADH-quinone oxidoreductase subunit 5 family protein, which produces MSTTTLAVLVPLLPFLGAAFGLLTGRAAPALVRPLALLPTLFAAVFAVLVAVRQGGGAGGGTPPLDAATRLTPTGSVPIDLSVHIDGFAALVAVLVTVVATCVQLYSTGYLRHDPRYPSYAALVSLFTSAMLLVVYSGDLMVLLVGWEVMGICSYFLVGHYWETPEARAASIKAFLVTKLGDIPFLIGLFALAADAGSFRIPRILDTVADGGLHHPTLVALLLLAGVAGKSAQFPLHTWLPDAMAGPTPVSALIHAATMVAAGVYFVARLLPVFLASTAALVVLAVVAAVTMVGSALAALAQDDIKRVLAYSTIGQLGYMSGALALGDRDAAVFHLLSHGAFKALLFLGAGVVIHAAGTNSLAAMSRMGGLARRIPDTFRTMTIGLLALAAIPPFSGFFSKESVLGAAENAALGGSAPASVSDAARSAAAVGPSAAGAVGPTASVVIGWTVLLAGLAAALLTGAYAARLWLLAFRGRGAPAPDHGPQPFAMNAVLWVLAVPSVGFGALAWYLGDWFDGQRLTPALNTSVLATGLALVGVVAIGATWRRTAPLLEESPLGAVAAHPDAEPALSEAEAIEAHPLVYGDIADAADPADPGRLLLGPLHRHAAAGFHLDALYDLLFVRTVAAGARLVRFLDREVVDTYVRAAGAGPRLLGAAVRRVQTGNVQTYLSALLAGSVVLAIAAVLVAAGA; this is translated from the coding sequence CGCCCGCGCTGGTGCGTCCCCTCGCCCTGCTGCCGACGCTGTTCGCGGCCGTGTTCGCCGTGCTGGTCGCCGTCCGGCAGGGCGGTGGGGCCGGTGGCGGCACGCCGCCGCTCGACGCCGCGACCCGGCTCACGCCCACCGGCTCCGTCCCCATCGATCTCTCCGTGCACATCGACGGTTTCGCGGCGCTCGTCGCGGTGCTGGTCACCGTCGTCGCGACCTGCGTGCAGCTCTACTCGACGGGCTATCTGCGCCACGACCCGCGCTACCCCTCGTACGCCGCGCTGGTGTCTCTCTTCACCTCCGCCATGCTGCTCGTCGTCTACTCGGGTGACCTGATGGTGCTGCTGGTCGGCTGGGAAGTGATGGGCATCTGCTCCTACTTCCTGGTCGGCCACTACTGGGAGACGCCCGAGGCGCGCGCCGCCTCGATCAAGGCGTTCCTCGTCACCAAGCTCGGTGACATCCCCTTCCTCATCGGGCTGTTCGCCCTGGCCGCCGACGCGGGCAGCTTCCGCATCCCCCGGATCCTCGACACGGTCGCGGACGGCGGCCTGCACCACCCCACGCTGGTGGCGCTGCTGCTGCTCGCGGGGGTCGCGGGCAAGTCGGCCCAGTTCCCCCTGCACACCTGGCTGCCCGACGCGATGGCCGGCCCCACCCCCGTCTCGGCGCTCATCCACGCGGCGACGATGGTCGCCGCCGGCGTCTACTTCGTCGCCCGCCTCCTCCCCGTCTTCTTGGCGTCCACCGCCGCGCTCGTCGTGCTGGCGGTCGTCGCCGCCGTCACGATGGTCGGTTCCGCGCTCGCCGCGCTCGCGCAGGACGACATCAAGCGCGTCCTCGCGTACTCGACGATCGGTCAGCTCGGCTACATGTCCGGTGCGCTGGCCCTCGGCGACCGGGACGCCGCCGTCTTCCACCTCCTGTCGCACGGCGCCTTCAAGGCGCTGCTCTTTCTCGGCGCGGGCGTCGTGATCCACGCCGCGGGTACCAACTCGCTCGCCGCCATGTCCCGCATGGGCGGTCTCGCGCGGCGCATCCCCGACACCTTCCGGACGATGACGATCGGCCTGCTCGCCCTCGCCGCGATCCCTCCCTTCTCCGGCTTCTTCTCCAAGGAGTCGGTGCTCGGCGCGGCCGAGAACGCCGCACTGGGCGGCTCGGCCCCCGCCTCCGTCTCCGACGCGGCGCGCTCGGCCGCGGCTGTCGGCCCGTCCGCCGCCGGGGCGGTCGGGCCGACAGCCTCCGTCGTGATCGGCTGGACCGTGCTGCTCGCAGGACTCGCCGCAGCCCTCCTCACCGGCGCCTACGCCGCCCGCCTCTGGCTCCTCGCCTTCCGCGGCCGGGGCGCGCCCGCGCCCGACCACGGCCCGCAGCCCTTCGCCATGAACGCCGTCCTATGGGTGCTGGCCGTGCCGAGCGTCGGCTTCGGCGCGCTCGCCTGGTACCTCGGCGACTGGTTCGACGGTCAGCGGCTGACCCCCGCCCTGAACACCTCGGTCCTCGCCACGGGCCTCGCCCTCGTCGGGGTGGTTGCCATAGGCGCGACGTGGCGGCGCACCGCCCCGCTCCTCGAAGAGAGCCCTCTCGGGGCCGTCGCCGCACACCCCGACGCCGAGCCCGCACTCTCCGAGGCCGAGGCCATCGAGGCCCACCCCCTCGTGTACGGCGACATCGCGGACGCGGCCGACCCCGCCGACCCCGGTCGTCTGCTGCTCGGGCCGCTGCACCGGCACGCCGCCGCGGGCTTCCACCTCGACGCGCTCTACGACCTGCTGTTCGTACGCACCGTCGCGGCAGGCGCCCGGCTGGTCCGCTTCCTGGACCGGGAGGTCGTCGACACGTACGTGCGGGCAGCGGGCGCCGGACCCCGGCTGCTCGGCGCTGCCGTGCGCCGGGTCCAGACCGGCAACGTCCAGACCTACCTGAGCGCGCTGCTCGCGGGCTCCGTCGTGCTGGCGATCGCCGCCGTACTCGTCGCAGCGGGAGCGTGA